From the Candidatus Omnitrophota bacterium genome, the window CAGTCGGAAGTATTCAAATTCCTGGAAATATTTTATAACAGGCAACGAATCCATCAGTCCTTGAACTATATTACGCCAGAGATGGCTGAGACCACGGCTGTCCTTTAATTAACCCGTCCGTTAAATCGGGGGTATCTCACAGGGCTTGATTATCCAAATGATATCTTGTGTGCCCGAGATTCCAGAAACCGCGCAAATAAAATCCTCAAAGAATCGTCACAAAATTTTTTGCACTTCTTTCAAAACATCCTCACAATCGATATCCTGAATGCACTTTATGCTGGAATAACGGCACCGCCAATTACAGCCATAACAATCCATCTGCTTGTGGACGATCCGGTTTTTTGACAGATCGCCATACGGATAAAAACGCCCAAAATGCCCGCCTCCCATAATACAAACGTTGGGGGTCCCGACTGCCGCGGCAATATGAATCGCCGCGGTATCCGTGGAAACCAACAATTTGGAATGGGCAATGACTTTGGCCAGCACCCTTAGATTCAGGCTGCCGGTCAGGTCAATGACCTGATTTCTTGATCGCAATCGCGCAAAGATGGCATCATTCACTTTCTTGTCACGAGGACCCCCCAATAACACGACCTTCGTCAGAGGATATCCACAAAAAAACCCCTCAAAAAATTTTAACCAATTATCCGTTCCCCAATGTTTGGCACGAAAGCCGGACCCCGGGAACACACAAATATAATTCCCGCGGCTCAATCCATTCTTTTGTAAAATCTTATCGCAATCCGCCTGGTCGGAATTTGTAAACCAGAACTTCGTGGTGAGGCTGCCCGTCCTCAAATGGCCGCCCAAATGGTTAATAAATTCGGCATTTCTGTCTATCTCCATGAGCGGCCGGGGATCGGAAGAGATGATCCGGTTAAAATACTTATTCCTGCCCATCCGCTCAGAAAGAGGATCATTCGCCCCATCCCCGTCAAAAGCAACCTTTTCCTTCGCCCTGACCCAACGCGCGACTGTATCGACAATTTCATTGCGGGAGTAAACCGGGCAGAGCAAAATGTCATAATTGCGAAAAAACAGCATAAGCCGGACCATGATCCGGTGGAAAAAGTATTTTTTCCTCAAGATATTTTTCGCATCGACATACATCTTCCTGTCAATGGCAGGTATCGCCTCGACCATATCTTTCAAACCGGAAAGGCACAAAATATCTATCTTGGCGCAGGGGAATACTCGCCGATACTCATCCAGGACAGCCGTGAAAATGATAAAATCGCCTATGCCGTCGGGACGGGCAATTAAAATCCTTTTTATCATGATCGCAAGCTTTCACGCAATATTGCGCGATAGGAACCAGCCGCTCTTTCTCTGACGGTCCTCATGGCTTCAGAAAAAGGGCCTTGCTCGTTCAATACCGAATCGACAGCCGATTTGGCATCGATTTTCGCAACTTCAGACACAGGGACAGCAGGGATCCCAATTAAGCTGGCCATTTGAATCCTTGTATCATTGCCGACAACAAAGGACTTCCGGCCAAAACTTGCCAGCATCATCGCGCCATGCACACGATTTAGAAATCCACCCGCGCCCTTAGAATACATTTCGATATAATCCCGGTGATCGCGCGAATAAAAAAGCTCCTGACGGGGGATGCCGATATCCCGGGCCTCCCGGATTTCCTGCAAATTATGGCAAATAAATTTAACAGGGTATATCTTCTTGGCAATGCGATACACCTCTAAAACTTTCCGGATCCAGACGTCAGCGTCAAATCCCGGGTCCCACGCGTAATGTCCCGTTAATTTCATGTAGTTGATCAGAAAAAACTCGGGCGGCTTTGGCTCCACAGAGAATAAATCCCTGGCAAAAATTGATGCGCAGGGAAGCAGTTCGTTCTTTAATCCAAGCCCGTCCAGAATTTCTTTAGCGAGGGCATCCCGGACGGTCGTAACGCGGCAAAAACGGTGAATATCCCTGATAAAACTTGTCAATTTCTCGTGTTTCAGAATTGATGATAGCTTTTCCTGCAATGAGAAACATGATCCCGCCGCCAAATTAAGAACGGGCTTTTCCTTATAAAATTGGGCAACCCGATCATGCCAGAACGGCTTAACCCATTCGGCCATGGAGCTGTCATGAGAATTTGAGATCCAATAGACAGGCGCACCGGCCTGGATGACAATATCTGCCTTAAAAATACGATTAAAATATCTCTCCACATGGCCTTTTCTTGAAATCTTCCAAATCCTTCGGAGCCCCCTGAACTTTAAAAGGCCGGGGACAGGTCTTAACGGCTCATGTTTATGAATCAGGATCTGATGAAATTCGCCGACAACGTCTTTTAATAAATAGACAAGCCCCTCCCGGATGAAATCGTCCCCAACGTTATGGTTAACTGTTGTCAAAAAAACTATATTTTTCATATGTTTTGATAATCCCGGGGACACGACTTCATTCGCGCTCTCTCCCCTGTCCCCCCATCTTCCCTCAACGGTCTTGCGCGCCCTGCCCGAATCCCTTCCAAAACTCATTAGAAAGCCACAATTACACCGCGCCGAGAACGCAGGACGGCAAAAGCCCGAGAACAATGCCCCAGAAAATATCGCTTCCCTTTGCTTTCACCCTCAATCCGAACGCCTTTCCCCGGCCTAATCCCAAAATTCAATGGTCGACTGCTCATCTTGTAATTTTAAACGCTCCTCCCGATCAAGACACATGCTGTTCTCGTCCGCGTCCGGCGGCGGGGGGCCGGGACGGAGCTTAATTTTCAGCCATCCTTGCGCGCGGGGGTCGGTTTCTTTCTTTTCATGATTCAGCAAAGCGCCGTATGCTTTTGAGTGCGCATACTGACTCAATGCGGTCATGGCTTGCATGCGCATAGCCGGGATCTCGTCGCCCAGCGCCCCGATGAGCAGATCGATGGCGCGGGGGTCGCAGATCCCGCCCAAAGCGGCCGCGGCCATGAGCCGCATGGAAACTTTCGGATTTTTTAAGGCCTTTTCCAAAAGCTCAAAAACAGCCGGGGAATCACTGAGGCCCAGGATCTCGCCCGCTTCTGCAAAACTCAGACATTCCCCCGGGGGATAAAAAAGCACGGCCCCGTTCTCGGTCAAGGGAACGTCGTTCTGTTCGAATTCGATCTCTTTGATCAAGGGTTCGATCGCCGGCTCGCCGATGTTGACCAACGCCTTAACGGCAGCGTCCGAAACCAGGATGATCCGGCTCCCGGTATAACCGTTCCGGTCGCACAAAAGGTCAATGAGATAGGGGACAGCCGCCCCGGCCTTCTTTTTCCCCAAAGCGCCCGCGGCAACC encodes:
- a CDS encoding glycosyltransferase family 9 protein, whose product is MEIDRNAEFINHLGGHLRTGSLTTKFWFTNSDQADCDKILQKNGLSRGNYICVFPGSGFRAKHWGTDNWLKFFEGFFCGYPLTKVVLLGGPRDKKVNDAIFARLRSRNQVIDLTGSLNLRVLAKVIAHSKLLVSTDTAAIHIAAAVGTPNVCIMGGGHFGRFYPYGDLSKNRIVHKQMDCYGCNWRCRYSSIKCIQDIDCEDVLKEVQKIL
- a CDS encoding polysaccharide pyruvyl transferase family protein, whose translation is MKNIVFLTTVNHNVGDDFIREGLVYLLKDVVGEFHQILIHKHEPLRPVPGLLKFRGLRRIWKISRKGHVERYFNRIFKADIVIQAGAPVYWISNSHDSSMAEWVKPFWHDRVAQFYKEKPVLNLAAGSCFSLQEKLSSILKHEKLTSFIRDIHRFCRVTTVRDALAKEILDGLGLKNELLPCASIFARDLFSVEPKPPEFFLINYMKLTGHYAWDPGFDADVWIRKVLEVYRIAKKIYPVKFICHNLQEIREARDIGIPRQELFYSRDHRDYIEMYSKGAGGFLNRVHGAMMLASFGRKSFVVGNDTRIQMASLIGIPAVPVSEVAKIDAKSAVDSVLNEQGPFSEAMRTVRERAAGSYRAILRESLRS
- a CDS encoding HEAT repeat domain-containing protein; this encodes MNKLICVVAFLVFACGPVLAQPGIPMESIPPDPAPETRELIKQLYSKNFEDRMVAAGALGKKKAGAAVPYLIDLLCDRNGYTGSRIILVSDAAVKALVNIGEPAIEPLIKEIEFEQNDVPLTENGAVLFYPPGECLSFAEAGEILGLSDSPAVFELLEKALKNPKVSMRLMAAAALGGICDPRAIDLLIGALGDEIPAMRMQAMTALSQYAHSKAYGALLNHEKKETDPRAQGWLKIKLRPGPPPPDADENSMCLDREERLKLQDEQSTIEFWD